The following proteins come from a genomic window of Methanocella conradii HZ254:
- a CDS encoding RNA-guided endonuclease InsQ/TnpB family protein, with product MILTYKVRHDRDFSTELRMARQVADFAVKHRSFSSKDVKHIGLKSMIANQILRKYGRSKTIKKARNVNLIVPSQGIKADHSKHIINVPCLKLSLPYRFPDFEKVNQIEVDGEYAYISVSIPDVEIKEPSHYIGVDLNATGHAAVVGNPQTGKIWKLGKRCQHVHKKYKNIRRRLQKLGKYGMVKKIKDRESRIVRDLNHKMSRKIVEIAKEAGCGIKMEDLKGIRKTTKQAKSFRYSLNSWSFYQLRTFIGYKAKLQGVAVAHIEPAYTSKTCSRCGHMGNRNGKAFKCPYCGYVENADVNASFNIAKRQIGVTQSDIERDMSEGSTDAPQMATSRTMATIEPHRL from the coding sequence ATGATATTGACGTACAAGGTTCGGCATGACCGGGACTTCTCCACCGAGTTGAGAATGGCGAGGCAGGTAGCCGACTTTGCCGTTAAGCATCGGAGTTTCAGCAGCAAGGACGTGAAACACATCGGCTTGAAGTCGATGATAGCGAACCAGATACTCCGCAAGTACGGTCGCAGCAAGACCATAAAGAAGGCACGTAATGTTAACCTCATCGTGCCGTCGCAGGGCATCAAAGCCGACCACTCGAAGCATATTATCAACGTGCCATGCTTGAAACTTTCGTTGCCGTACAGGTTCCCCGACTTCGAGAAAGTCAACCAGATAGAAGTCGATGGTGAATACGCATACATATCGGTCAGCATCCCTGATGTAGAAATCAAAGAGCCTTCGCACTATATCGGCGTAGACCTGAACGCCACCGGACATGCCGCAGTCGTAGGCAATCCGCAGACCGGAAAGATATGGAAGCTCGGCAAGCGGTGTCAACATGTCCACAAGAAGTACAAGAACATCAGGCGAAGGTTGCAGAAGCTCGGCAAATACGGGATGGTCAAGAAAATCAAGGACCGCGAGAGCCGTATTGTCCGTGACCTAAACCACAAGATGAGTCGGAAAATCGTAGAGATAGCAAAGGAAGCCGGATGCGGAATCAAGATGGAAGACCTTAAGGGCATCCGCAAAACAACGAAACAAGCAAAGTCGTTCAGGTACTCCCTGAACAGTTGGTCTTTCTACCAGTTGAGAACGTTCATCGGGTACAAGGCCAAGCTGCAAGGAGTAGCCGTAGCCCACATCGAGCCAGCCTATACGTCAAAGACGTGTTCAAGGTGCGGCCATATGGGAAACAGGAATGGCAAAGCTTTCAAGTGCCCCTATTGCGGGTACGTAGAGAACGCCGACGTGAACGCATCGTTCAATATTGCGAAACGTCAGATAGGCGTCACTCAATCCGACATAGAAAGAGATATGTCGGAGGGCAGCACTGATGCGCCCCAAATGGCAACGTCAAGAACGATGGCGACCATAGAACCCCACAGGCTCTAG
- the tnpA gene encoding IS200/IS605 family transposase: protein MVSNRWTHGNTTVYNIGYHLVWCSKYRRKVLVGNVEKRLKELLAKKADEIGVSIESIEVLPDHLRLFVKAPPSAAPHWIVQQMKGYSSHELRKEFPDLKSRLPTLWTRSYYVESCGHISEDTIKKYIAEQKNK, encoded by the coding sequence ATGGTTAGCAACCGATGGACTCATGGAAATACGACCGTCTACAACATCGGCTACCACTTAGTATGGTGTTCGAAGTACAGGCGGAAAGTTCTCGTCGGCAACGTGGAGAAGCGACTTAAAGAGCTTCTTGCCAAGAAAGCCGACGAGATAGGCGTATCCATCGAGAGTATTGAGGTGCTCCCCGACCATCTGCGCCTGTTCGTTAAAGCGCCGCCGTCAGCGGCACCGCACTGGATAGTCCAGCAGATGAAAGGATATTCGAGCCATGAACTTCGCAAGGAGTTCCCCGACCTGAAATCGAGATTGCCGACGCTATGGACTCGGAGCTACTATGTGGAGTCTTGCGGCCATATCAGCGAAGATACGATTAAGAAGTACATCGCGGAGCAGAAGAACAAATGA
- the speD gene encoding S-adenosylmethionine decarboxylase — protein MNNRYAPGEEIWGLEVSLDVHGCNDRIDNAEALKEYVIELCSLIKMKRYGPCYVERFGAPGTALEGLSMFQFIETSCISGHFSPSTRSAYINVFSCSDFDPEAVKKFTEKFFGAHDSRMLVNPRK, from the coding sequence ATGAACAATAGATACGCCCCTGGCGAAGAGATATGGGGCCTTGAAGTAAGTCTGGACGTTCATGGCTGTAATGATAGGATAGACAATGCAGAAGCGTTAAAGGAATACGTGATCGAGCTTTGTAGCTTGATTAAGATGAAAAGATATGGGCCTTGCTACGTGGAGCGTTTTGGCGCCCCTGGCACAGCCCTGGAGGGGTTGTCAATGTTCCAGTTCATAGAGACATCCTGTATAAGCGGACATTTCTCACCCTCCACGAGGAGCGCATACATTAATGTTTTTAGCTGCTCGGATTTCGACCCTGAGGCCGTAAAAAAGTTTACAGAAAAATTTTTTGGCGCCCACGATAGCAGGATGCTGGTGAATCCCCGCAAGTAG
- a CDS encoding DEAD/DEAH box helicase family protein yields the protein MIRLAYDKGTILVYGNVRVPGSVWDTRAGAYRAPAYLYKDIRAYGESSGFTFRDDVLDLVPSPELKMRTVLRDYQERAVSAWDRAGRWGVVVLPTGAGKTHVAMKAISMANPAIVVVPTLDLLAQWKERLEDEFGIDVGVYSGDEHSLGPVTVATYDTAYIRAAELGNRFLLAVFDEVHHLPSTGYSTIAEMFACPARLGLTATYEREDGRHSELPRLVGGKVFEKSVESLKGEHLAPFELKRIYVRLTPEEEAQYQKDMEIYKNYLKENHIILRTPRDFERLVMRSGRDRHAREAILARHRARAVALNSSSKLEALADVLRKHSGDKVLIFTEHNELVYRISRQFLIPFITYKTGGEERSRNLAEFKAGNYRALVTSKVLDEGVDVPDASVGIILSGSGSKREFVQRLGRILRKKGDKKAVLYEIISGSTSEVKTSYRRHRGVDK from the coding sequence ATGATCCGCCTGGCGTATGATAAGGGCACCATTCTCGTGTATGGCAACGTCCGGGTGCCCGGCTCCGTGTGGGATACGAGGGCTGGGGCATATCGCGCGCCGGCTTACTTATACAAAGATATCAGGGCGTACGGGGAGTCCTCCGGGTTCACGTTTCGGGATGACGTTCTAGATTTAGTGCCCTCCCCCGAGCTAAAGATGAGAACGGTTTTACGGGACTACCAGGAGCGGGCGGTATCCGCATGGGACAGGGCCGGGAGGTGGGGGGTGGTCGTCCTGCCGACGGGGGCGGGCAAGACGCATGTTGCCATGAAGGCCATCTCCATGGCTAATCCCGCAATCGTGGTCGTCCCCACCCTTGACCTTCTGGCGCAGTGGAAGGAACGCCTTGAGGATGAGTTTGGCATCGACGTGGGCGTTTATAGCGGCGATGAGCATAGCCTTGGCCCCGTTACGGTGGCTACATACGATACTGCGTACATAAGGGCGGCTGAGCTAGGAAACAGGTTCTTGCTTGCCGTTTTTGACGAGGTACATCATCTGCCATCTACGGGCTATTCGACGATTGCTGAGATGTTCGCCTGCCCGGCCAGGCTGGGCCTGACAGCCACCTATGAGCGGGAAGATGGGCGGCACTCGGAGCTGCCCCGGCTCGTTGGCGGCAAGGTGTTTGAAAAAAGCGTGGAAAGCCTGAAAGGGGAGCATCTTGCGCCCTTTGAGCTTAAAAGGATTTACGTGAGGCTAACTCCGGAGGAAGAGGCACAATACCAAAAAGATATGGAGATTTATAAGAATTACCTAAAAGAGAATCATATAATCCTTCGTACGCCACGTGATTTTGAGAGGCTGGTCATGCGGAGCGGGCGGGATAGGCATGCTAGAGAGGCGATCCTGGCCCGGCACCGTGCGCGGGCGGTCGCGCTCAACTCTTCTTCAAAGCTGGAGGCGCTTGCCGACGTGCTACGGAAGCACTCCGGGGACAAGGTGCTCATCTTCACGGAGCACAACGAGCTCGTATATCGCATCTCGAGGCAATTCCTCATCCCGTTTATAACCTATAAGACCGGAGGGGAGGAGCGTTCCCGCAACCTGGCGGAGTTCAAGGCAGGCAATTACCGGGCGCTGGTCACCTCGAAAGTCCTGGATGAGGGGGTGGACGTCCCCGACGCCAGCGTGGGCATCATCCTGAGCGGCAGCGGCAGCAAGAGGGAGTTCGTCCAGAGGCTGGGCCGCATCTTAAGAAAAAAGGGGGATAAGAAGGCCGTCCTGTACGAGATAATATCGGGCAGCACCAGCGAGGTCAAAACCTCATATAGGCGGCACAGGGGAGTTGATAAGTAG
- a CDS encoding DUF790 family protein, translated as MLSADLLRTRVRGDRITPIFVEMEDDSLSLAEDIIRAFTDHTGRKLGELYDILEEMEDQGFDYRLVRGLVALVERRCTLKVESSASPEMVRREAFMAAGGPVLTDDERQKAIARVATKLGLSPDAVEASMFADLESELVIGELSPPKPLDLLKEYNLSLAQAMLFKATELRFRASAKHKGVLRAVKRLGLMYSASHDGDRLDIAIDGPMSAIKSTERYGTSLAKLLPFIVASPGWSVEASIVRKDFSGNPRLYRFSMEERTHGHLFGLAFNETVEFDSEPEDRFYESFRNAGTGWQITREPEPLIAGKYLYIPDFLLEKDNTKVYVEIAGFWTAEYLKRKVAKLAELKDVNLIVLASTRESCDAFKKVTENVILFDRKIPLREVLDRLKAWDEIKIAEGVSKLESVGLKLNGDIVRLEDVAARAGVGVDSVKRYAERCEIPGYRLAGDDLLSTGVIDALERLMPATMRYSEACGLIRSKGIRSADPVLKMLGYTVQWSGLDPENAMIYKKSEPIGSSSPKT; from the coding sequence GTGCTAAGCGCCGACCTTTTGAGGACGAGGGTGAGGGGAGACCGTATCACGCCCATCTTCGTGGAGATGGAGGATGATAGCCTTTCCCTGGCCGAGGACATCATAAGGGCCTTTACGGACCACACGGGAAGAAAGCTCGGCGAGCTTTACGATATCCTTGAGGAGATGGAGGACCAGGGCTTTGATTACCGGCTTGTCAGAGGGCTTGTGGCGCTGGTGGAGCGAAGGTGTACCTTGAAGGTCGAGTCTTCGGCATCCCCTGAAATGGTCAGGCGTGAGGCCTTTATGGCGGCCGGAGGCCCGGTCCTTACGGATGATGAGCGCCAGAAGGCGATAGCCCGGGTTGCCACGAAGCTGGGGCTTTCCCCTGATGCGGTCGAGGCGTCGATGTTCGCCGACCTTGAGAGCGAGCTGGTCATAGGCGAGCTTTCTCCGCCAAAGCCATTAGACCTCCTAAAGGAGTATAACCTATCGCTGGCCCAGGCCATGCTTTTCAAGGCGACCGAGCTGAGGTTTCGTGCCTCTGCAAAGCATAAGGGTGTATTGAGGGCCGTCAAGCGGCTCGGCCTCATGTATTCGGCTAGCCATGATGGCGATAGGCTTGATATCGCCATAGATGGCCCAATGTCTGCCATCAAGTCTACTGAGCGCTATGGCACCTCGCTTGCGAAGCTTTTGCCCTTCATCGTGGCGTCGCCAGGCTGGAGCGTGGAAGCCTCAATAGTCAGGAAAGACTTCAGCGGCAATCCCAGGCTTTACCGCTTCAGCATGGAAGAGCGGACTCACGGGCACCTTTTCGGGCTGGCATTTAACGAAACGGTGGAGTTTGACAGCGAGCCCGAGGACCGCTTCTACGAGTCGTTCAGGAACGCGGGCACCGGCTGGCAAATAACCAGAGAGCCCGAGCCGCTGATAGCCGGTAAATACCTCTACATACCGGACTTCTTGCTTGAAAAGGATAATACAAAGGTCTACGTGGAAATCGCAGGCTTCTGGACGGCCGAGTACCTTAAGAGAAAGGTAGCAAAGCTAGCTGAGCTAAAGGACGTAAACCTCATCGTGCTGGCAAGCACCCGTGAGTCCTGCGACGCCTTCAAGAAAGTTACAGAAAACGTCATTCTCTTCGACCGAAAGATACCGCTCAGGGAAGTGCTGGACAGGCTAAAGGCATGGGACGAGATAAAAATAGCCGAGGGCGTAAGCAAGCTTGAAAGTGTGGGCCTTAAGCTTAATGGGGATATAGTCCGCCTGGAGGACGTCGCGGCCAGGGCTGGGGTCGGCGTTGATTCAGTAAAACGTTACGCTGAAAGGTGCGAGATTCCCGGGTATAGGCTGGCTGGAGACGACCTGCTTTCTACGGGTGTTATCGATGCCCTTGAAAGGCTGATGCCCGCCACAATGCGCTATTCAGAGGCGTGCGGGCTTATCCGCTCAAAAGGCATAAGGTCGGCAGACCCCGTGCTAAAGATGCTTGGATATACGGTTCAGTGGAGCGGCCTGGATCCAGAAAATGCCATGATCTATAAAAAATCCGAGCCTATTGGCTCGAGCTCTCCAAAAACTTGA
- the hisS gene encoding histidine--tRNA ligase produces MRFQSLRGFRDFYPEEMAARRKVLDKIFKEVQKYGFREIDAPSVESLELYRIKSGEEILTQTFSFADRGNREVTLIPELTPTVARMVVEREKSLKRPIKWFSMPKMWRYEEPQAGRLREFYQLNVDIFGVPGPEADAEVLAVGIGLMLKLGLEGNFIFKVSDRRLMHGVLDDMGIENKGAVFAAIDKRYKVSEPEFKDMLLSAGLDDLKVGRLLAILDSRGPLAESLQRLKGLVSLENKATLEGFESLERLADLMAMYRMEQYCELDPSVIRGLAYYTGTVFECYDTKGELRAIFGGGRYDNIIELFGGEPMPAVGFGMGDAVLEILMRRAGVWPEEKIATDYFVLTTSPKFMETAIFLAQALRDRGYIVETDLLSRSFSNQMRYANSIGAKHVLILGEKEMAEGKVSIKDMETGGQETIEVIKFLESSSQ; encoded by the coding sequence ATGAGATTCCAATCGCTGAGGGGTTTTCGAGACTTCTATCCAGAAGAGATGGCCGCCCGCCGTAAGGTGCTGGACAAAATATTCAAGGAGGTGCAAAAGTACGGCTTCAGGGAGATCGATGCCCCCAGCGTCGAGTCCCTCGAGCTGTACAGGATAAAGAGCGGCGAGGAGATATTGACGCAGACCTTTAGCTTCGCCGATAGGGGCAACAGGGAGGTCACCCTGATACCGGAGCTTACGCCCACAGTGGCCCGCATGGTGGTCGAGAGGGAGAAGTCCCTGAAGCGGCCCATCAAGTGGTTTTCGATGCCCAAGATGTGGCGCTATGAGGAGCCCCAGGCCGGAAGGCTCAGGGAGTTCTACCAGCTTAACGTGGACATATTTGGGGTGCCCGGCCCCGAGGCGGACGCCGAGGTGCTCGCCGTGGGCATAGGATTGATGCTGAAGCTCGGCCTCGAGGGCAACTTCATCTTTAAGGTTAGCGACAGGAGGCTGATGCATGGCGTTCTTGACGATATGGGCATAGAGAATAAGGGGGCGGTCTTTGCGGCCATCGATAAGCGCTATAAGGTTAGCGAGCCCGAGTTTAAGGATATGCTCTTATCCGCAGGCCTGGACGACCTCAAGGTGGGCCGGCTTTTAGCCATACTGGACTCGCGGGGGCCGCTCGCCGAATCCCTCCAGAGGCTTAAAGGCCTCGTATCGCTTGAGAATAAGGCCACGCTGGAGGGCTTTGAGAGCCTTGAGAGGCTTGCGGACCTCATGGCCATGTACCGGATGGAGCAGTACTGCGAGCTCGACCCGTCGGTCATCCGGGGCCTGGCCTACTATACTGGCACGGTGTTCGAGTGCTACGACACGAAGGGCGAGCTGAGGGCCATATTTGGCGGGGGCCGCTACGATAACATCATCGAGCTCTTCGGCGGGGAGCCGATGCCCGCGGTCGGATTCGGCATGGGCGACGCCGTCCTCGAAATCCTGATGAGGCGCGCCGGAGTGTGGCCGGAAGAAAAGATAGCCACAGACTACTTCGTTCTAACCACGTCCCCCAAGTTTATGGAGACGGCCATTTTCCTTGCGCAGGCGCTTCGCGATAGGGGCTACATCGTGGAGACCGACCTCCTGAGCCGCAGCTTCAGCAACCAGATGAGGTACGCCAACAGCATTGGGGCGAAGCACGTGCTCATCCTCGGCGAGAAGGAGATGGCGGAGGGCAAGGTCTCCATCAAGGACATGGAGACTGGAGGGCAGGAGACCATAGAGGTCATCAAGTTTTTGGAGAGCTCGAGCCAATAG
- the argJ gene encoding bifunctional ornithine acetyltransferase/N-acetylglutamate synthase — protein sequence MKAVEGGICAVRGVRAYGIKEGKMGLAVMLAKGPAAAVFTLNRVKAAPVLVTQEHLKSSGRLFNGIIANSGGANAFTHEQGIKDAREMAGLLARRLGVEPSTIGVASTGVIGRPLNMQWIRGHFDEVFERLGSTPECSLAANKAVMTTDLVPKSFAVELESGVRIGAIAKGSGMIEPNMGTMLSFIFTDADISREELQRCLKRSVDKSYNMVVVDGDTSTNDTVTLIATGQGGRPGMKEFQEGLDKVCMEIAKQIARDGEGATKLIEATVEGARSLKDARKAAKAIVRSPLFKSAVYGMDPNWGRAVCAVGYSSCDVDPARVTLTFSNGKDAVALVEDGMPRSDEATLARAKAIMGGDTLYVTVNLGLGRAKATAWGCDLTHKYVDINASYTT from the coding sequence ATGAAGGCTGTTGAAGGTGGCATATGCGCCGTCAGGGGCGTCAGGGCGTATGGCATAAAGGAAGGCAAGATGGGCCTGGCCGTCATGCTGGCAAAAGGGCCTGCTGCGGCCGTCTTTACTTTGAATAGGGTCAAGGCGGCGCCGGTGCTCGTAACGCAGGAGCACCTGAAGTCGAGCGGCAGGCTGTTTAACGGGATAATCGCCAATAGCGGCGGGGCTAACGCCTTTACGCATGAGCAGGGGATAAAGGATGCCAGGGAGATGGCGGGCCTGCTTGCAAGGCGCCTTGGCGTGGAGCCGAGCACCATTGGCGTGGCATCCACGGGCGTCATCGGACGGCCCTTAAACATGCAGTGGATAAGAGGGCATTTTGACGAGGTGTTTGAGAGGCTTGGCAGCACGCCGGAGTGTAGCCTTGCCGCGAATAAGGCGGTCATGACCACCGACCTTGTGCCCAAGTCTTTCGCCGTGGAGCTCGAGAGTGGCGTGAGGATTGGCGCAATCGCCAAGGGCTCGGGCATGATAGAGCCCAACATGGGTACCATGCTCTCGTTTATATTTACTGATGCGGATATTTCGCGAGAAGAGCTGCAGAGGTGCCTCAAGCGCTCAGTCGATAAGAGCTACAACATGGTCGTAGTGGACGGGGACACGAGCACTAACGATACCGTCACGCTCATAGCCACCGGGCAGGGTGGAAGGCCGGGGATGAAGGAGTTTCAGGAGGGCCTGGATAAGGTTTGCATGGAGATAGCGAAGCAGATAGCCAGGGATGGCGAGGGGGCGACAAAGCTCATAGAGGCTACCGTCGAGGGCGCGAGGAGCCTGAAGGATGCGAGGAAGGCGGCCAAGGCTATCGTGCGCTCGCCATTATTCAAGTCGGCCGTATATGGCATGGACCCCAACTGGGGCCGGGCTGTCTGTGCCGTTGGCTACTCTTCCTGCGACGTGGACCCCGCCAGGGTTACGCTAACGTTTTCGAATGGCAAAGACGCCGTTGCCCTTGTGGAGGATGGCATGCCAAGGAGCGATGAGGCCACGCTGGCCAGGGCCAAGGCCATCATGGGCGGAGACACGCTCTACGTCACCGTTAATCTTGGCCTTGGCAGGGCGAAGGCCACGGCATGGGGCTGCGACCTGACTCACAAGTATGTAGACATCAACGCCTCGTACACGACATAA
- a CDS encoding CBS domain-containing protein — protein sequence MDERASTMRDPMKVSDVMTKDVITCKPSDNVASVVKLMSEKDISGLPVVEGGKVVGMVTEADIMRLLAVPQPSGTLWLPSPLEVLLEIPLKELMQLRRLQKSVEDAGVQTVESIMRRDVLWTSPDDDIEDAAALMVKHKVNRLVVLKDGKLVGIITRDDIIHGLGGTRHK from the coding sequence ATGGATGAGCGGGCTTCCACCATGAGGGATCCTATGAAAGTCTCCGACGTGATGACAAAAGATGTCATAACCTGTAAGCCGTCCGACAACGTGGCGAGCGTCGTAAAGCTGATGAGCGAAAAGGACATCAGCGGCTTGCCTGTCGTCGAGGGGGGCAAGGTGGTCGGCATGGTAACCGAGGCAGATATAATGCGCCTGCTTGCGGTTCCCCAGCCATCCGGCACGCTTTGGCTACCAAGCCCCCTGGAGGTCTTACTCGAAATACCGCTTAAGGAGTTGATGCAATTGAGGCGGCTGCAGAAGTCCGTCGAGGACGCTGGCGTGCAGACGGTGGAGAGCATCATGAGGAGGGACGTACTGTGGACCTCTCCCGACGATGATATAGAGGACGCGGCCGCCCTCATGGTGAAGCACAAGGTTAATAGGCTGGTAGTCCTTAAGGATGGGAAGCTGGTGGGCATCATCACCCGTGACGATATCATCCACGGGCTTGGAGGAACAAGGCATAAATGA
- the argC gene encoding N-acetyl-gamma-glutamyl-phosphate reductase — translation MIRVGIIGGTGYTGGELLRLLCMHPMAEVTVVTSRSQAGKPLEAIHPNLKGLMDLRFEDLDPAAIGDKCDVVFTAVPHGAAMSVVPGLVDAGLRVIDLSADYRLPAEVFERVYKKKHLDPRPNVYGLPELHAEEIKNATVVGNPGCYPTGAILAGAPLVRAGVVERIVFDSKSGISGAGQEPSETTHYPNVAENIRAYNITTHRHKAEIEQELGALSPNARFSFTPHVIPSVRGILTTAHVFVNRPMATEEVQSIYEEFYADKPFVRMNKPSLANVRGSNFCDISFEVDEGTDRIVVVSAIDNMVKGAAGQAIQNMNIMYGLDERTGIWMSGLPP, via the coding sequence ATGATAAGAGTAGGCATTATCGGCGGCACCGGCTATACCGGTGGCGAACTGCTCAGGCTCCTGTGCATGCACCCCATGGCAGAGGTGACGGTAGTGACGTCCAGGAGCCAGGCTGGAAAGCCTCTAGAGGCAATACACCCCAACCTGAAAGGTTTAATGGACTTGAGGTTTGAGGATTTAGACCCGGCGGCGATAGGGGATAAGTGTGATGTCGTCTTTACGGCTGTGCCGCATGGCGCTGCGATGAGCGTGGTGCCCGGCCTGGTGGACGCCGGGCTGCGCGTAATCGACCTGAGCGCCGATTATAGGCTTCCTGCAGAGGTTTTTGAAAGGGTGTATAAAAAGAAGCACCTTGACCCCAGGCCGAACGTCTATGGCCTGCCGGAGCTTCACGCTGAAGAGATAAAGAACGCTACCGTAGTTGGCAATCCCGGCTGCTATCCCACGGGAGCGATACTTGCTGGCGCACCGCTGGTCAGGGCTGGCGTCGTGGAGAGGATAGTGTTCGACTCAAAATCGGGTATCTCAGGGGCGGGCCAGGAGCCCAGCGAGACCACCCACTACCCCAACGTGGCCGAGAATATCAGGGCCTATAACATTACTACCCACCGCCACAAGGCGGAGATAGAGCAGGAGCTGGGAGCGCTAAGCCCCAACGCGAGGTTCAGCTTTACGCCACACGTCATACCCTCGGTGAGGGGCATATTGACCACCGCCCACGTGTTCGTGAACCGGCCTATGGCTACGGAAGAAGTGCAATCCATCTACGAGGAGTTCTACGCCGATAAGCCCTTCGTCCGCATGAACAAGCCATCCCTCGCCAACGTGAGGGGCTCCAACTTTTGCGACATCTCTTTCGAGGTAGACGAGGGCACCGACCGCATAGTCGTGGTCTCGGCCATAGACAACATGGTGAAGGGGGCGGCCGGCCAGGCCATCCAGAATATGAATATAATGTATGGGCTGGATGAGAGGACGGGAATATGGATGAGCGGGCTTCCACCATGA
- a CDS encoding adenylyltransferase/cytidyltransferase family protein, translating into MTRVVATGTFDILHPGHVLYLNEARRLGDELYVIVARDSTIKHKRKPLIPEGQRLFMVRALKCVDHAMLGSEEDMFAPIREICPDIIALGFNQHWDEEQLQRQLAERGLKAKVVRITKCDPSPYASSRHIRQKIKESDC; encoded by the coding sequence ATGACCAGGGTGGTCGCCACCGGCACGTTTGACATCCTACACCCGGGCCACGTTCTTTATTTAAATGAGGCGAGGAGGCTGGGCGACGAATTATACGTAATCGTGGCAAGGGATAGCACGATAAAGCATAAGCGAAAGCCGCTCATCCCCGAAGGCCAGAGGCTATTCATGGTGCGGGCACTAAAGTGCGTCGACCACGCCATGCTGGGCAGCGAGGAGGACATGTTCGCGCCCATACGGGAGATATGCCCTGATATAATAGCGCTGGGCTTCAACCAGCACTGGGATGAGGAACAGCTACAAAGGCAACTGGCCGAGAGGGGGCTGAAAGCAAAGGTGGTGCGCATCACTAAATGCGACCCGTCCCCATACGCGTCAAGCCGGCACATCAGGCAAAAGATAAAAGAAAGTGATTGCTAA
- a CDS encoding Mov34/MPN/PAD-1 family protein yields the protein MGYSKRVAGIARDALRLILEACKSTHPKEFAGLLRSDGRLITEVLLVPGTTSDEGSARMLLDMMPLDISIVGSVHSHPVHDLRFSEADICMFGAKGYYNIIVAYPYTEMDWACYSPSGERVNLPVVEA from the coding sequence ATGGGATACAGTAAAAGGGTGGCCGGGATTGCTAGAGACGCTTTAAGGCTTATACTTGAGGCGTGCAAGTCCACCCACCCAAAAGAGTTCGCGGGGCTGTTGCGGTCGGATGGCCGCCTTATTACAGAGGTATTGCTGGTGCCGGGCACCACCTCGGACGAGGGCTCGGCGCGCATGCTGCTCGACATGATGCCCCTGGACATCTCAATAGTGGGATCGGTCCATAGCCATCCCGTGCATGACCTTAGGTTTTCTGAAGCGGATATATGCATGTTCGGCGCCAAGGGCTATTATAATATAATCGTCGCCTATCCATACACGGAGATGGACTGGGCATGCTATAGCCCATCGGGCGAGCGAGTGAACCTGCCAGTGGTGGAGGCGTGA
- a CDS encoding response regulator: MDSLFIVDDNIELLCLYRKVLSICGKYDIAGMAGSGRDAIDKYKKMAKRPDLVLMDVNMPDIDGITVAKEIRRYDSDARIMLITAELISNSDLPSEISDVPILRKPFSIGDFMYAIGRALNGKKGTHIF, translated from the coding sequence ATGGATAGCTTGTTTATCGTAGATGATAACATCGAGCTGCTCTGCCTGTATAGGAAGGTTCTCTCTATTTGCGGTAAGTATGATATTGCGGGCATGGCGGGTAGCGGACGGGATGCCATCGATAAGTATAAAAAGATGGCGAAGAGGCCTGATTTGGTTTTAATGGACGTGAACATGCCCGACATTGACGGAATAACGGTGGCGAAGGAGATCCGGCGATACGATAGCGATGCCAGGATTATGCTCATCACAGCAGAGCTTATAAGTAACTCGGACCTGCCTTCCGAGATATCTGACGTGCCCATCCTGAGGAAGCCGTTTTCCATAGGGGATTTTATGTACGCCATAGGGAGGGCGCTCAATGGAAAGAAGGGCACTCATATTTTTTAG